Proteins encoded together in one Papaver somniferum cultivar HN1 unplaced genomic scaffold, ASM357369v1 unplaced-scaffold_21, whole genome shotgun sequence window:
- the LOC113339293 gene encoding mitochondrial import inner membrane translocase subunit Tim13-like, with the protein MDFSSSSSGSSSSGSQPSPEVFMDQLKSQLAQAYAEEFLETVRGKCFSKCITKPGTSLSGGESSCVSRCVDRYIEATGIVSRALFSQTR; encoded by the exons ATGGATTTCTCATCTTCTTCAAGTGGTTCTTCTTCATCGGGATCTCAGCCTTCACCTGAGGTTTTCATGGACCAGCTCAAATCTCAGCTTGCTCAAGCTTATGCGGAGGAATTTCTAGAG ACTGTCAGGGGCAAATGCTTTTCTAAGTGTATCACTAAGCCTGGAACGAGCCTGAGTGGGGGTGAAAGTAGTTGCGTCTCCAGATGTGTGGATCGATACATTGAAGCCACTGGTATTGTTAGTCGCGCTCTGTTTAGCCAAACGCGTTGA
- the LOC113339576 gene encoding uncharacterized protein LOC113339576, with product MENITTTFFRCIKWQVEETTDPVNCPYHYFCASSYQGGDYPPAIAILVLLFTATLYLVTLVFTVQEIVCKSTTTNSSTTAAAGEGGDRHRAIRYNCGGSGSRRSRRYWIPSGPIALPFILLSLAKGYRINTLSPLGECIGPALFQLLQISALAFPNDDDDDDYNMEGNFNKWKYDLKYILFELSTVSGILHASLFLDYIILPFYTGYDALMSSTSFSGECASCMCRTEVLEVGGKLVSYRGWSISMFSVVGVLCLRTISRLLMLFLSHYDDEVHKATVLAMVKILQVVIKPALETMSWMLISKDTIYLMMNSPESDGSAPLRLAAHGCASNVSAPKEADIKWSENLS from the exons ATGGAAAATATCACCACGACGTTTTTCAGATGCATCAAATGGCAGGTTGAAGAAACAACAGACCCAGTTAACTGCCCGTACCATTACTTTTGTGCCAGTAGTTATCAAGGTGGTGACTACCCGCCTGCCATTGCCATACTGGTACTACTCTTCACAGCAACCTTGTACCTTGTGACGCTGGTCTTCACCGTACAGGAGATTGTCTGCAAAAGTACAACTACTAATTCATCTACCACAGCTGCCGCAGGAGAAGGAGGAGACAGACATCGTGCTATTCGATATAATTGTGGTGGTAGTGGCAGTCGTCGAAGTAGGAGGTACTGGATACCATCTGGTCCCATCGCCCTCCCTTTTATTCTCCTATCTCTTGCCAAGGGCTATCGCATCAACACCCTTTCCCCTCTCGGAGAGTGCATAGGACCGGCGCTTTTCCAGTTGCTTCAAATTTCTGCTCTTGCCTTccccaatgatgatgatgatgatgactacaACATGGAAGGTAATTTCAATAAATGGAAATATGATTTAAAGTACATCCTGTTCGAGTTGTCAACAGTTTCTGGAATCTTGCATGCAAGTCTATTTTTGGATTACATAATATTGCCCTTTTATACGGGCTATGATGCATTGATGTCATCAACGAGCTTCTCAGGTGAGTGTGCATCTTGTATGTGCCGCACTGAGGTTCTGGAGGTAGGAGGTAAATTGGTGTCATACAGGGGATGGTCTATTTCCATGTTTTCTGTTGTTGGTGTTCTATGTTTGAGGACTATCTCCAGATTGTTAATGTTATTCTTATCCCACTATGacgatgaagtccacaaggcaaCAGTATTAGCGATGGTAAAAATACTCCAAGTTGTCATAAAGCCCGCATTAGAAACTATGAGCTGGATGTTGATATCAAAAGATACTATTTACCTGATGATGAATTCTCCAGAGAGTGATGGGTCAGCGCCGTTAAGATTAGCTGCACATGGATGTGCAT CAAATGTCTCTGCACCTAAAGAAGCAGACATAAAGTGGTCAGAAAATTTGTCATAA
- the LOC113339292 gene encoding transcription termination factor MTEF1, chloroplastic-like, which translates to MEAILLRFYTTAGGGGTSRRTISQIHMMTSTHFYFYNTTTNIKNSRLIHSRILSSSSSKTLISIPQKPSHFPKFVDDDSDENPQIAKPTTSRIDIFREKLLYLDSIGIDIFSILKQQEEEQNDGKYEEEFNTLNLIVSTSLDDMKSTIDFIRSMGFSSIEFRRICGMCPEILTFKVSEVIPVFTFLLREAKVMGSDIRKVINRRPRLLVCNVEKRLRPTLYFLQSIGIAEVHKHTSLLSCSVEDKFIPRIEYLENIGFTNADALSMLRRFPQLFCYSIKNNFEPKFDYFYREMGRDLDELKEFPQYFSFSLENRIKPRHLCCVEKDVHFPLPVMLKTCDTQFRDTLEVCRSSSLPLRTSPLWCTSTDSYNSIPC; encoded by the coding sequence ATGGAAGCTATACTCCTCCGTTTCTATACCACCGCTGGTGGTGGTGGAACGAGTAGAAGAACCATTTCTCAAATCCATATGATGACTTCTACTCATTTCTATTTCTataacaccaccaccaacatcaagAACAGCAGGCTTATTCATTCTCGAATTCTCTCATCCTCTTCATCGAAAACCTTAATTTCAATCCCTCAAAAACCCTCTCATTTCCCCAAATTCGTCGATGATGATAGTGATGAAAACCCCCAAATTGCAAAACCCACCACCAGCAGAATTGATATCTTCAGAGAAAAACTCCTCTACTTAGATTCAATTGGAATTGATATCTTCTCTATtctaaaacaacaagaagaagaacaaaatgaTGGGAAATATGAAGAAGAATTCAACACACTAAATCTAATTGTTTCAACTTCTCTTGATGATATGAAATCCACCATTGATTTCATAAGATCAATGGGTTTCAGTTCAATTGAATTCCGTAGGATTTGTGGTATGTGTCCTGAAATACTCACATTCAAAGTTTCAGAAGTCATTCCTGTATTCACATTCTTGTTAAGGGAAGCTAAAGTGATGGGTTCTGATATTCGGAAAGTCATCAATCGAAGACCTAGATTGCTCGTCTGCAATGTCGAGAAGCGTCTGCGTCCGACATTATACTTCTTGCAGAGCATTGGGATAGCTGAGGTACATAAACATACATCTTTACTGTCTTGCAGTGTTGAGGATAAGTTTATACCAAGGATTGAGTATTTGGAAAACATTGGTTTTACTAATGCCGATGCTCTTTCAATGTTGAGGAGATTCCCACAGTTGTTTTGTTATAGTATTAAGAATAATTTTGAGCCTAAGTTCGATTACTTTTACCGCGAAATGGGAAGGGATTTAGACGAGTTGAAGGAGTTTCCTCAGTATTTTTCATTCAGTTTAGAGAATAGGATCAAACCTAGACATTTGTGTTGTGTAGAGAAAGATGTTCATTTTCCACTTCCTGTAATGTTAAAGACTTGTGATACACAGTTTCGTGATACATTGGAGGTATGTCGTAGTTCTTCTTTGCCTTTAAGAACTTCTCCATTGTGGTGTACAAGTACAGATTCCTATAATTCAATACCATGTTAA